The sequence below is a genomic window from Phoenix dactylifera cultivar Barhee BC4 chromosome 8, palm_55x_up_171113_PBpolish2nd_filt_p, whole genome shotgun sequence.
CTAGGTAGTCGGCCCTCAAATTTGTTTTGGTACTTTTTACAATAAGGACCGACaatgagggagaggaaggagggatagGGCCTATAACATGGTCAAAAGTAAGAAAGAGCACAATGTTGAATAGAGAAGTAgttaaagaagcagaagaagaaaaaaagtttgTCATGCACAAGAGCTATTCCTCCATCATATTCATACCGAAATGCTTTGGCCTGATTTAGAGACGCAGCCGATCTATAAAGTTCTACGTTGAATTGCTAATATGATTCTTTGATTTGGTAAATGATTGTTGGACCAGGACATATATGATCAGGAGTGTTTATAAAAACCCTTATGTATATGATGGAAATATAAACATATTGTGTATGACAGGAAGAAATGCAGGAACATAATTATTAGAATGCTCAGATCTCTAAAATAGTAAATCTCAGACAGAATAGCCACTACATCATGAAGGCTAGGATAAATAGTTTTCAAACATTCATGCATCAAGTGGCGAGCATGCACTATGATAAAATACAGCATATAACAAAGCAAATATGTGTAATGCACGAAACATAACTAAGGAATGGACTACTACATTATTTTTCTAGGacaaagaaaggtgacacaaaaaaaaaaaaaatcaaaaagcagtGTCAGAATGTTGCTTGAACTGTCACTTAAAGATTCACTGACAATGTCACAATCAGAAAACATATCACAAGAAAGGATAAAAGGAATATACAAACAGTTCTCAACATTCTTGTAATTCCAATTCCTCAAATGAAAGCATTAATTGAAGTTGCAGACACTCCTCGCCGTCTCAACCCAGCTAGTGTCATTAGACGGGGATCATCCCATCCATCCACCCACTTCTCAGTAACTAAACGGTTCAACTACAATAGGGGGACAGAAGAAAATTAAACATTTATCATATATTaggaatatttttattaaacagGACATATAGGGCAACACACCTTGCGCTTAGACATCACTGTATTTGATATATTTAACCGTGAGTATTTCCAAACATATGGCTGATAAAGGCCCAAAGCTGCCAATAACCAGTAGTATATATGAAGGACGACGAATCTCAAATTCAAGCGAGCATAGCTTCACAATATAACAGCAAAAATGTTATTCCAACACATGGCAAACATACGGATGAACAACCTTATATACCTATACAACACACCTAAAGAACAAGTCTCAGTCAAATTTACATCAAAAAACCAATATTACTGCCATTTCAGGGATAATCCAATATCATACATTAGAAAGTCAAGCTTCCTAAAAGGAAACaaatatatagcaacatgaaatCAAATTTATCACagctaggaaaaaaaaataggtgTATACGTAGCAACAGTTAAGATGATCACAATGACCAAATATCTATCAAAATTTACAATATATATAC
It includes:
- the LOC120111628 gene encoding glutamine--tRNA ligase-like, encoding MKWGLIDEGMATLGMKQDMQSENKNMYDLIAYRIKVTPIHVRVTTGVYIQVMIMLTAFWILLKTSHIHYARLNLRFVVLHIYYWLLAALGLYQPYVWKYSRLNISNTVMSKRKLNRLVTEKWVDGWDDPRLMTLAGLRRRGVSATSINAFI